The following proteins come from a genomic window of Kitasatospora sp. NBC_01246:
- a CDS encoding cation:proton antiporter translates to MSADCRIDPLALILIPAAAVAAPLLADRLLRWVAVPTVVFEIVLGVLIGPDVLDWAQVDGLVDALSEFGLAMLMFLAGYEIDFAKLRGGPLKRAGAAWLVSLVVALGVGAMVNRDPLNGAFAGLALTTTALGTILPILRDSGELPTPFGSLVMATGAVGEFGPIIAVAILLSGNSPARTAVILAVFAVITTAAVGFARRPRPDWVTRLIRRTLRTSGQFAIRTVILVLTAMVSAAVWLDLDMLLGAFTAGIVSHLLLTDVPEATEEVIEAKLEGIGFGFLVPVFFVVSGMKFDLEALLRDPGGLLLVPVFLLLLLAVRGLPAALLAPIGLGRHDRAALGLYGATALPLVVVITTIEVDAGHLPSSTAAALVGAGMLSVLAFPLLAQRLRGSARPPAAGGDRQRVNAESW, encoded by the coding sequence CCGACCGGCTGCTGCGGTGGGTCGCCGTGCCCACGGTGGTGTTCGAGATCGTGCTCGGCGTCCTGATCGGCCCCGACGTCCTGGACTGGGCGCAGGTCGACGGGCTGGTCGACGCGCTCTCCGAGTTCGGACTGGCGATGCTGATGTTCCTGGCCGGTTACGAGATCGACTTCGCCAAGCTGCGCGGCGGCCCGCTGAAGCGGGCGGGCGCCGCGTGGCTGGTGTCCCTGGTGGTGGCCCTCGGCGTGGGCGCCATGGTCAACCGGGACCCGCTGAACGGCGCCTTCGCCGGGCTCGCGCTCACCACCACCGCGCTCGGCACCATCCTGCCGATCCTGCGCGACTCCGGGGAGCTGCCGACGCCGTTCGGCTCGCTGGTGATGGCCACCGGCGCGGTCGGCGAGTTCGGGCCGATCATCGCGGTCGCGATCCTGCTCAGCGGCAACAGCCCGGCCAGGACCGCCGTCATCCTGGCCGTCTTCGCGGTGATCACGACGGCCGCCGTCGGCTTCGCCCGGCGGCCCCGGCCGGACTGGGTGACCCGGCTGATCCGCCGCACCCTGCGCACCTCCGGCCAGTTCGCGATCCGCACGGTGATCCTGGTGCTGACCGCGATGGTGTCCGCCGCGGTCTGGCTCGACCTGGACATGCTGCTCGGCGCCTTCACCGCCGGGATCGTCTCCCATCTGCTGCTGACCGACGTGCCCGAGGCCACGGAGGAGGTCATCGAGGCCAAGCTGGAGGGCATCGGCTTCGGCTTCCTCGTGCCGGTGTTCTTCGTGGTCAGCGGGATGAAGTTCGACCTGGAGGCGCTGCTCCGGGACCCGGGCGGCCTGCTGCTCGTCCCGGTGTTCCTGCTGCTGCTCCTGGCCGTGCGCGGACTGCCGGCGGCCCTCCTCGCCCCGATCGGGCTGGGCCGCCACGACCGGGCGGCGCTCGGCCTGTACGGCGCGACCGCGCTGCCGCTGGTCGTGGTGATCACCACGATCGAGGTGGACGCCGGGCACCTGCCGTCCTCCACCGCGGCCGCGCTGGTCGGCGCGGGCATGCTCTCCGTCCTGGCCTTCCCGCTGCTCGCCCAGCGGCTGCGCGGGAGCGCCCGCCCACCGGCCGCCGGGGGCGACCGGCAGCGGGTCAACGCCGAGAGCTGGTAG
- a CDS encoding regulator: MPQRPATDSPAYGPLDPLDQHRGPVGRALPDAPEAPAADDMRLPAQVTTARHRSAPAPADAPVAPAPAPPPAAVSTGPAPQNGQLAALIEEAGFSHAGLARRVDQLGLEHGLDLRYDKTSVTRWLRGQQPRGATPALIAEVFTRRLGRRLTAQDLGLDACAPVYAGLEFAETPQEAVDIVASMWRKDNGPQSELRRIAFTPAGPVVPSRDWLIGRTDERVARDGSTLPRPDTAAAPAPGGPAGPGGPSAPQARAAAPGASPARPARGGAGAPPAPAASAAALGRVPTQSRRPPTAVEPPYTDPAREPRPALRVGRGDIAAIRAVGDLFRALDHAYGGGHARQALVRYLESEAEPMLRGRYGEQIGRALFGAVADLTRLAGWTSFDIAAHGLAQRYFVQALRLSQAAGDRALGGYILVTMSQQAVHLGHGREAVQLARVAQQGVGTAVPPTVQSLLHAAEARGHGLLGDVRSCTTALVRSERALAGARAGDELPSWARYFDEAQLSDEFAHCYRDLQQWRTAAQHAEKSLRLRSPAYARSRIFCRMVLATARLGMGDLDEACTMATDALRAAGEMRSARSLEYVRDFHRRLTPYRGSPVARAFEETARQAGVI, translated from the coding sequence ATGCCCCAACGGCCTGCAACCGACAGCCCGGCGTACGGACCGCTCGACCCGCTCGACCAGCACCGAGGTCCGGTCGGCCGGGCCCTTCCGGACGCCCCCGAGGCCCCGGCCGCCGACGATATGCGGCTGCCCGCGCAGGTCACGACCGCACGGCACCGGAGCGCCCCGGCGCCCGCGGACGCGCCCGTCGCACCCGCGCCCGCCCCGCCACCGGCCGCGGTGAGCACCGGTCCGGCTCCGCAGAACGGCCAGCTGGCCGCCCTGATCGAGGAGGCCGGCTTCTCGCACGCCGGCCTGGCCCGCCGGGTCGACCAGCTCGGCCTGGAGCACGGCCTGGACCTGCGGTACGACAAGACCTCGGTCACCCGCTGGCTCCGCGGCCAGCAGCCGCGCGGGGCCACCCCGGCGCTGATCGCCGAGGTGTTCACCCGCCGGCTCGGCCGCCGCCTCACCGCCCAGGACCTCGGCCTGGACGCCTGCGCCCCGGTCTACGCCGGCCTGGAGTTCGCCGAGACGCCGCAGGAGGCGGTGGACATCGTGGCGAGCATGTGGCGCAAGGACAACGGCCCGCAGTCCGAGCTGCGCCGGATCGCCTTCACCCCGGCCGGCCCGGTCGTCCCCAGCCGGGACTGGCTGATCGGCCGCACCGACGAGCGGGTCGCCCGGGACGGCTCCACGCTGCCCCGGCCGGACACCGCCGCCGCCCCGGCGCCCGGCGGTCCGGCCGGGCCCGGCGGCCCGTCCGCACCCCAGGCGCGCGCTGCGGCGCCCGGAGCGTCCCCCGCGCGCCCGGCCCGCGGCGGGGCCGGCGCACCGCCGGCCCCGGCCGCCTCGGCCGCCGCGCTCGGCCGGGTGCCGACCCAGAGCCGTCGGCCGCCGACCGCCGTCGAACCGCCGTACACCGACCCGGCCCGCGAGCCGAGGCCCGCGCTGCGCGTCGGCCGGGGCGACATCGCCGCCATCCGCGCCGTCGGGGACCTCTTCCGCGCGCTGGACCACGCCTACGGCGGCGGGCACGCCCGCCAGGCGCTGGTCCGCTACCTGGAGAGCGAGGCCGAGCCGATGCTGCGCGGCCGCTACGGCGAGCAGATCGGGCGGGCGCTCTTCGGGGCCGTCGCCGACCTGACCAGGCTCGCCGGCTGGACGTCCTTCGACATCGCCGCGCACGGCCTGGCCCAGCGCTACTTCGTCCAGGCCCTGCGGCTCTCCCAGGCCGCCGGGGACCGCGCGCTCGGCGGCTACATCCTGGTGACGATGAGCCAGCAGGCCGTCCACCTGGGCCACGGCCGGGAGGCGGTCCAGCTGGCCCGGGTCGCCCAGCAGGGCGTGGGCACCGCCGTGCCGCCCACCGTGCAGTCGCTGCTGCACGCCGCCGAGGCGCGCGGCCACGGCCTGCTGGGCGACGTCCGCTCCTGCACCACCGCCCTGGTCCGCTCCGAGCGGGCCCTGGCCGGCGCCCGGGCCGGCGATGAACTGCCCTCCTGGGCGCGCTACTTCGACGAAGCGCAGCTCTCCGACGAGTTCGCCCACTGCTACCGGGACCTCCAGCAGTGGCGGACGGCGGCGCAGCACGCCGAGAAGTCCCTGCGGCTGCGCTCGCCCGCCTACGCCCGCAGCCGGATCTTCTGCCGGATGGTGCTGGCCACCGCCCGGCTCGGCATGGGGGACTTGGACGAGGCGTGCACCATGGCCACCGACGCGTTGCGGGCGGCCGGGGAGATGCGCTCGGCCCGTTCGCTGGAGTACGTCCGGGACTTCCACCGCCGGCTCACCCCCTACCGGGGCAGTCCGGTGGCCCGCGCCTTCGAGGAGACGGCGCGCCAGGCGGGGGTGATCTGA
- a CDS encoding 3-hydroxybutyrate dehydrogenase → MDTTSARPLEGRTALVTGAASGIGRACAEAFAEAGARVYVVDLAAAPARELAARIGGVAHVADLADPEAVEALPDDADIVVNNAGLQHVAPVHEFPIERFTLIQRVMVEAPFRILRRTLPHMYARGWGRVVNISSVHGLRASAFKSGYVTAKHALEGLSKTVALEGAPHGVTSNCVNPGYVRTPLVERQIADQALAHGIREDEVVEQIMLDRPAVKRLIEPVEVAQLALWLCSAHASYITGASLPVDGGWTAR, encoded by the coding sequence ATGGACACCACTTCAGCCCGCCCGCTCGAAGGCCGTACGGCCCTGGTCACCGGGGCCGCCTCGGGCATCGGCCGGGCCTGCGCCGAAGCCTTCGCGGAGGCCGGCGCCCGGGTCTACGTCGTCGACCTCGCGGCCGCCCCGGCCCGGGAGCTCGCCGCGCGGATCGGCGGCGTGGCGCACGTCGCCGACCTCGCCGACCCGGAGGCGGTGGAGGCGCTGCCGGACGACGCCGACATCGTGGTCAACAACGCCGGTCTCCAGCACGTCGCGCCCGTCCACGAGTTCCCGATCGAGCGCTTCACCCTGATCCAGCGGGTGATGGTCGAGGCCCCGTTCCGCATCCTGCGCCGCACCCTGCCCCACATGTACGCGCGGGGCTGGGGGCGGGTGGTCAACATCTCCTCCGTGCACGGCCTGCGGGCCAGCGCCTTCAAGTCGGGCTACGTGACGGCGAAGCACGCCCTGGAGGGTCTGAGCAAGACGGTCGCGCTGGAGGGCGCGCCCCACGGCGTCACCAGCAACTGCGTCAACCCGGGGTACGTGCGCACCCCGCTGGTGGAGCGGCAGATCGCCGACCAGGCGCTCGCGCACGGCATCCGCGAGGACGAGGTGGTGGAGCAGATCATGCTCGACCGACCCGCCGTCAAGCGGCTGATCGAACCCGTCGAGGTGGCGCAGCTGGCCCTCTGGCTCTGCTCCGCGCACGCCTCCTACATCACCGGCGCCAGCCTCCCCGTCGACGGCGGCTGGACGGCCCGCTGA
- a CDS encoding MFS transporter has protein sequence MASSPAVARPGSPLWKVVGASLIGTTIEWYDYFLYGTAAALVFGKVFFPASDPLTGTLLAFLTYAIGFAARPLGALVFGHFGDRVGRKRLLVVSLLLMGGSTTLIGLLPTYHQIGAAAPVLLTVLRLVQGFALGGEWGGAVLLVSEHGDARRRGFWASWPQGGAPAGNLLAAGVLSLLTTVQSDATFLSWGWRVPFLLSALLVAVGMWIRLAVDESPLFQQALAAAEARKAAGRAVEQPPLVAVLRHHWREVLVAMGARMAENISYYVMTTFVLAYAVTQVHLPKQTALNAVLIASAIQFALIPVFGALSDRVGRKPVYLAGAVGVGVWAFVFFGLVDTRSFGSLLLAVTVGLVFHSAMYAPQAAFFSEMFATRMRYSGASIGAQFASVAAGAPAPLIATALLKDYGSSTPIAVYVAVAAVITVLAVLCARETRGRDLTEADPEAGAQDRVAGAPESAAVTKTARA, from the coding sequence ATGGCCAGTTCCCCCGCCGTCGCGAGACCAGGCTCCCCCCTCTGGAAGGTGGTCGGCGCCAGCCTCATCGGCACCACCATCGAGTGGTACGACTACTTCCTCTACGGCACGGCCGCGGCGCTCGTGTTCGGCAAGGTGTTCTTCCCGGCGAGCGATCCGCTGACCGGGACCCTGCTCGCCTTCCTCACCTACGCGATCGGCTTCGCCGCCCGGCCGCTGGGCGCGCTGGTCTTCGGGCACTTCGGCGACCGGGTAGGCCGCAAGCGGCTGCTGGTGGTGAGCCTGCTGCTGATGGGCGGCTCGACCACGCTGATCGGCCTGCTGCCGACGTACCACCAGATCGGCGCCGCCGCGCCGGTGCTGCTGACCGTGCTGCGGCTGGTGCAGGGCTTCGCGCTCGGCGGCGAGTGGGGCGGCGCGGTCCTGCTGGTCTCCGAGCACGGGGACGCGCGCAGGCGTGGCTTCTGGGCGTCCTGGCCGCAGGGCGGCGCCCCGGCGGGCAACCTGTTGGCGGCGGGCGTGCTGTCGCTGCTCACCACCGTGCAGTCGGACGCCACCTTCCTGTCCTGGGGCTGGCGGGTGCCGTTCCTGCTGTCGGCGCTGCTGGTGGCGGTCGGCATGTGGATCCGGCTGGCGGTGGACGAGTCGCCGCTGTTCCAGCAGGCGCTGGCGGCCGCCGAGGCCCGGAAGGCGGCCGGCCGGGCGGTGGAGCAGCCCCCGCTGGTGGCGGTGTTGCGCCACCACTGGCGGGAGGTGCTGGTGGCGATGGGCGCCCGGATGGCGGAGAACATCTCGTACTACGTGATGACCACCTTCGTGCTGGCCTACGCGGTGACCCAGGTGCACCTGCCGAAGCAGACCGCGCTGAACGCGGTGCTGATCGCCTCGGCGATCCAGTTCGCGCTGATCCCGGTGTTCGGGGCGCTCTCCGACCGGGTCGGGCGCAAGCCGGTGTACCTGGCGGGCGCGGTGGGCGTCGGGGTCTGGGCGTTCGTCTTCTTCGGGCTGGTGGACACCCGCTCGTTCGGCTCGCTGCTGCTGGCGGTGACCGTCGGGCTGGTCTTCCACAGCGCGATGTACGCACCGCAGGCGGCCTTCTTCTCCGAGATGTTCGCGACCCGGATGCGCTACTCGGGCGCCTCCATCGGCGCCCAGTTCGCCTCGGTGGCGGCCGGCGCCCCGGCCCCGCTGATCGCGACGGCGCTGCTGAAGGACTACGGCAGCTCGACGCCGATCGCGGTGTACGTCGCCGTCGCGGCGGTGATCACCGTCCTCGCGGTGCTCTGCGCCCGGGAGACCCGCGGCCGCGACCTGACCGAGGCCGACCCGGAGGCCGGTGCGCAGGACCGGGTGGCGGGTGCGCCGGAGAGCGCCGCCGTCACCAAGACCGCGCGGGCCTGA